A genomic stretch from Bacteroidota bacterium includes:
- a CDS encoding di-trans,poly-cis-decaprenylcistransferase codes for MKHPSNSLHAALIMDGNGRWATAQGLARTAGHRAGVETVRRIVEAAPELGVGTLTLYAFSSDNWKRPWTEVAALMALLRRYLRAEAPKLKREGVRLCVIGRRDRLPGAVRAAIARAEWETRGGQRLALRIAVDYSARDALCRAAGRLRPDPTRDAFAGALAEAMHSPAAPDVDLLLRTGGEQRLSDFLLWECAYAELVFTPTLWPDFTAADLGAAVADFRRRDRRFGGLSGDGSGLGTACCAPTGAVSED; via the coding sequence ATGAAACACCCATCGAACAGCCTGCACGCCGCCCTCATCATGGACGGCAACGGCCGCTGGGCGACGGCACAGGGGCTGGCCCGCACCGCCGGCCACCGCGCCGGGGTCGAGACGGTCCGCCGGATCGTCGAGGCCGCGCCGGAGCTTGGTGTCGGGACGCTCACGCTCTACGCGTTTTCGTCCGACAACTGGAAGCGTCCGTGGACGGAAGTGGCGGCGCTGATGGCCCTGCTGCGGCGCTACCTCCGCGCCGAGGCACCGAAGCTGAAGCGCGAGGGCGTCCGGCTCTGCGTCATCGGCCGCCGGGACCGGCTGCCGGGGGCCGTCCGCGCCGCGATTGCCCGCGCCGAGTGGGAGACGCGCGGCGGGCAGCGGCTCGCGCTCCGCATCGCGGTGGACTACTCGGCCCGCGACGCACTCTGCCGAGCCGCCGGCCGGCTCCGCCCGGACCCGACGCGCGACGCTTTCGCGGGTGCCCTCGCCGAGGCGATGCACAGCCCGGCCGCGCCGGACGTGGACCTCCTCCTCCGCACCGGCGGCGAGCAGCGGCTGAGCGATTTCCTGCTGTGGGAGTGCGCCTACGCCGAGCTCGTCTTCACCCCCACCCTCTGGCCCGACTTCACCGCCGCCGACCTCGGCGCGGCCGTCGCGGACTTCCGCCGCCGGGACCGCCGCTTCGGCGGGCTGAGCGGCGACGGGAGCGGCCTGGGCACAGCATGCTGCGCCCCTACGGGTGCCGTAAGTGAGGACTAG
- a CDS encoding T9SS-dependent M36 family metallopeptidase produces MHRLLLALTLLAVSAPLTFAQSAELSTALEHLNAQRATLGLTEADLADVAVTDEYTSRTSGVTHLYLRQTVGGIEVFNARASAHVAPDGGVHAVRSSFVPSAARAANTAEPTLTPAGAVSAAAGHLGLSLGAAAAVVEPMDARNRLTLSAAGVSLEPIPVQLVYFATDEGALRLAWDLAIYQLDGEHWWNLIVDAETGTALAQYDWVIHDEWAHDEAHAPADYRPVAASPMVGARGAAAGSYNVWAYPLEAPSFGGRTLEVNPADPTASPLGWHDTGAVQYTITRGNNVHASEDRDANNVPGYAPDGGESLIFDFPIDFETQSPVEYEDVAITNLFYWNNLIHDVMYRYGFDEAAGNFQQNNFGNGGLGNDYVQADAQDGSGTNNANFGTPPDGSRPRMQMFQWDAPPIFEVTAPAEIAGQYPTAPASFGPPFPSGAEVSSIVPVVSFDGGSQDGDDGADRGCEEFFNVDEIEGNIALIERGDCSFVVKVRNAQDAGATGVIVHNNARTGTDETGSPEDLVNMGLPQGDNDSDITIPSAFVQQSTGLSLVANSPGAEGALSAQLSRDSDLDNVVIVHEYGHGISNRLTGGPSAASCLGNQEQMGEGWSDYYGLMFSMREGDTAEQGRGIGTYLQFDETTGGGIRPFRYSTDMSVNPTTYGDIRSGLSIPHGIGSVFANALWEMTWGLIAAEGFDGDLIGGTAGNNIALQLVTEGLKLQACSPGFIDGRDGILEADSLLYGGAYSDIIWRAFAKRGMGVGASQGSSGVVGDETEDFDLPATVSTEETAEPGVYALSAAYPNPFTGRTQFTVEVSEPQQVSVLVYDVMGRTVARLHEGLLAATVEHTFELDSAGLASGVYLIRATGEQFTATRRVTLLQ; encoded by the coding sequence ATGCACCGACTTCTACTCGCGCTCACGCTACTTGCTGTGAGCGCCCCGCTCACCTTTGCGCAAAGCGCCGAGCTTTCGACCGCGCTGGAGCACCTCAACGCGCAGCGCGCCACGCTCGGCCTGACCGAAGCCGACCTCGCGGACGTCGCCGTCACCGACGAGTACACCAGCCGCACCAGCGGCGTGACCCACCTCTACCTCCGCCAGACTGTCGGCGGCATCGAGGTCTTCAACGCCCGGGCCAGCGCCCACGTCGCCCCCGACGGCGGCGTCCACGCCGTGCGCTCGTCGTTCGTCCCGAGTGCGGCGCGGGCCGCCAACACCGCCGAGCCGACGCTGACGCCGGCCGGGGCCGTGTCCGCGGCGGCGGGGCACCTCGGGCTGTCGCTGGGCGCGGCGGCGGCAGTGGTGGAGCCGATGGACGCGCGCAACCGGCTCACGCTGAGCGCGGCCGGCGTCTCGCTGGAGCCGATTCCCGTCCAGCTGGTCTACTTCGCAACGGACGAGGGCGCGCTGCGCCTAGCGTGGGACCTGGCGATCTACCAGCTCGACGGTGAGCACTGGTGGAACCTGATCGTCGACGCCGAGACAGGAACGGCGTTGGCGCAGTACGACTGGGTTATCCACGACGAGTGGGCGCATGACGAGGCGCACGCACCGGCTGACTACCGGCCCGTCGCGGCCAGCCCGATGGTTGGTGCTCGGGGTGCCGCTGCCGGCTCCTACAACGTGTGGGCGTACCCGCTGGAGGCCCCCTCGTTCGGGGGCCGCACGCTGGAGGTGAACCCGGCCGACCCGACCGCCTCGCCGCTGGGGTGGCACGACACCGGCGCGGTGCAGTACACGATCACGCGCGGCAACAACGTCCACGCCTCCGAGGACCGCGACGCCAACAACGTCCCCGGCTACGCCCCCGACGGCGGCGAGAGCCTCATCTTCGACTTCCCGATCGACTTCGAGACGCAGTCGCCCGTGGAATACGAGGACGTGGCGATCACGAACCTGTTCTACTGGAACAACCTCATCCACGACGTGATGTACCGCTACGGCTTCGACGAGGCCGCGGGCAACTTCCAGCAGAACAACTTCGGCAACGGCGGCCTCGGCAACGACTACGTCCAGGCCGACGCGCAGGACGGGAGTGGAACCAACAACGCCAACTTCGGCACTCCGCCCGACGGCAGCCGGCCGCGGATGCAGATGTTCCAGTGGGATGCCCCGCCGATCTTTGAGGTGACCGCACCGGCTGAGATTGCGGGGCAGTACCCGACGGCCCCGGCCAGCTTCGGCCCGCCTTTCCCCAGCGGCGCTGAGGTTTCCAGCATCGTTCCGGTCGTGAGCTTCGACGGCGGCAGCCAGGACGGCGACGACGGAGCCGACCGCGGCTGCGAAGAGTTCTTCAACGTCGACGAGATCGAGGGCAACATCGCACTCATCGAGCGTGGGGACTGCAGCTTTGTTGTCAAGGTGCGTAACGCGCAAGACGCCGGTGCCACCGGCGTCATCGTTCATAACAACGCACGGACGGGGACCGACGAGACGGGATCACCCGAGGATCTTGTCAACATGGGCCTCCCTCAGGGAGATAACGACAGCGACATAACAATCCCTTCGGCGTTTGTGCAGCAGAGCACCGGCCTCTCGCTCGTCGCCAACTCGCCCGGCGCGGAGGGCGCGCTCTCGGCCCAGCTCAGCCGCGACTCGGACCTGGACAACGTCGTGATCGTCCACGAGTACGGCCACGGCATCTCCAACCGCCTCACCGGCGGCCCCTCGGCGGCCTCCTGCCTCGGCAACCAGGAGCAGATGGGTGAGGGCTGGAGCGACTACTACGGCCTCATGTTCTCCATGCGCGAGGGCGACACGGCCGAGCAAGGTCGCGGCATCGGGACCTACCTCCAGTTCGACGAGACCACTGGCGGCGGCATCCGGCCGTTCCGGTACTCGACCGACATGAGCGTCAACCCGACCACCTACGGCGACATCCGCTCGGGCCTTTCGATCCCGCACGGGATCGGGAGCGTCTTCGCCAACGCGCTGTGGGAGATGACCTGGGGCCTCATCGCCGCCGAAGGCTTCGACGGCGACCTGATTGGCGGCACGGCGGGCAACAACATCGCCCTCCAGCTCGTGACCGAAGGGCTGAAGCTGCAAGCCTGCTCGCCGGGCTTCATCGATGGGCGCGACGGCATCCTGGAGGCAGACAGCCTGCTCTACGGGGGTGCCTACTCGGACATCATCTGGCGTGCCTTCGCCAAGCGCGGCATGGGCGTCGGTGCCAGCCAGGGCTCGTCCGGCGTCGTCGGGGACGAGACCGAAGACTTCGACCTCCCCGCGACGGTCTCCACCGAGGAGACGGCCGAGCCGGGCGTCTACGCGCTGTCGGCGGCCTACCCGAACCCGTTCACCGGGCGCACCCAGTTCACCGTTGAGGTGAGCGAGCCCCAGCAGGTCTCCGTCCTCGTCTACGACGTGATGGGGCGCACGGTGGCCCGGCTCCACGAGGGCCTGCTGGCTGCGACCGTCGAGCACACCTTCGAGCTGGACAGTGCAGGCCTAGCTTCGGGCGTCTACCTGATCCGCGCCACGGGCGAGCAGTTCACCGCCACCAGGCGCGTGACGCTGCTGCAGTAG
- a CDS encoding T9SS type A sorting domain-containing protein → MCAPPSIRRLAAALLLALLAPGLAAQSLHARIVDPLTGEPVPLGLTAPPTGPARSGGGSDLELRQYLPEGSTKLVRALPGGLTVLHQNGAALVATALDGPAEPPEMYPLELGRVVLGAQPTDLVLRDDLAFAALRKDAGLLVLDVNDPADLREVGRAEGRDLLAVAVAGDYAYAGAGTSGIVVYNVSDPAAPAEVATLGTPGSANGMWVDGQTLYVATGVDGLRIYDLADPEAPSPIAAFGTDGEFATYVRVHDGVAWLTGGFGLVALGVSDPAAPDSLGSFSTGGETTYEIAFDEDTAYLPGLDGLRALDVADPAAIAETAFFPASQALSVDVGGTALVAERFKGFYSLSGSNLFEEAFVAGAGFSHKVFFDGDLLYVTDLAGQLRVIDAGGEAAAEIARVDVPPNTQEVVVAGGRAYVTDSDFGGTGLTILDVSDPADPQIVGSYGFGNQAFGLDVVGTTVYLAGGFSGLLVLDASDPGAVTELGSFPIGSNAVDVTVRDDIAYLVSFGGGMLTLDVSDPANIAQLDAEPFGFLNAIDLDQETFGLSALVADGQEGLRLVDVSDPDSIVSVGTVPTLTQARDVDASVGLFEDVLIPLAYVADDFYGLREFENGQVESGSFESSDRGIGVAVQPFDSADASIIALAAGETGVYLFETPFFTANESGVGKGTLSLAAPFPNPVRGMATLRYTLPEAADVTLAVYDVLGRRVATLRDGVQPAGVHGATFDAGTLPSGVYLVRLAAGTDRAAKRLTVVR, encoded by the coding sequence ATGTGTGCCCCGCCCTCTATCCGTCGCCTTGCGGCGGCCTTACTGCTGGCCCTACTCGCCCCCGGCCTGGCGGCGCAGTCTCTCCATGCGCGCATCGTCGATCCGCTCACCGGCGAGCCGGTTCCACTTGGCCTCACCGCACCGCCTACCGGGCCTGCCCGGAGCGGCGGCGGGAGCGACCTCGAACTCCGGCAGTACCTCCCCGAAGGCTCGACCAAGCTCGTGCGTGCTCTGCCGGGCGGGCTGACGGTGCTGCACCAGAACGGCGCAGCGCTCGTCGCCACGGCCCTCGACGGCCCGGCCGAGCCGCCGGAGATGTACCCGCTCGAGCTCGGCCGCGTCGTGCTCGGCGCGCAGCCCACCGACCTCGTACTGCGGGACGACCTCGCCTTCGCCGCGCTGCGGAAAGACGCGGGCCTGCTGGTCCTCGACGTAAACGACCCGGCGGACCTCCGGGAGGTGGGACGGGCTGAGGGACGCGATCTGCTCGCGGTTGCCGTCGCGGGCGACTACGCCTACGCGGGGGCTGGCACGAGCGGCATCGTGGTCTACAACGTCTCGGACCCGGCGGCACCGGCCGAGGTAGCTACGCTCGGCACGCCCGGCTCGGCCAACGGCATGTGGGTGGACGGGCAGACGCTCTACGTCGCCACCGGCGTGGACGGCCTTCGGATCTACGACCTCGCCGACCCCGAGGCTCCGTCGCCCATCGCGGCGTTCGGCACCGACGGCGAGTTTGCGACCTACGTCCGGGTCCACGACGGCGTCGCGTGGCTGACCGGCGGCTTCGGCCTCGTCGCGCTCGGCGTGTCCGACCCGGCCGCACCCGACTCGCTCGGCAGTTTCTCGACAGGCGGCGAGACCACCTACGAGATCGCCTTCGACGAAGACACGGCGTATCTCCCCGGCCTCGACGGGCTGCGCGCGCTCGACGTGGCGGACCCGGCGGCGATCGCGGAGACCGCGTTCTTCCCCGCCAGCCAGGCGCTGAGCGTGGACGTCGGCGGCACGGCCCTCGTCGCCGAGCGGTTCAAGGGGTTCTACTCGCTCTCGGGCTCCAATCTCTTCGAGGAGGCCTTTGTCGCGGGGGCGGGCTTTTCGCACAAGGTGTTCTTCGACGGCGACCTGCTCTACGTCACCGACCTCGCGGGGCAGCTTCGGGTTATCGACGCGGGCGGTGAGGCGGCCGCCGAGATCGCCCGCGTCGACGTGCCGCCGAACACGCAGGAGGTGGTCGTGGCCGGCGGGCGGGCCTACGTCACCGACTCGGACTTCGGCGGGACCGGCCTGACGATCCTCGACGTGAGCGACCCGGCGGACCCGCAGATCGTCGGCAGCTACGGCTTCGGGAATCAGGCCTTCGGCCTTGACGTGGTAGGGACGACCGTGTACCTCGCGGGCGGCTTCAGCGGCCTCCTCGTCCTCGACGCGAGCGACCCCGGGGCCGTGACCGAACTCGGGAGCTTCCCGATTGGCTCGAACGCGGTCGACGTGACCGTGCGCGATGATATCGCTTACCTCGTCAGCTTCGGCGGCGGAATGCTCACGCTCGACGTCTCCGACCCCGCGAATATCGCTCAGCTAGACGCCGAACCGTTCGGCTTCCTCAACGCGATCGACCTGGACCAGGAAACCTTCGGGCTGAGCGCCCTGGTTGCTGACGGGCAGGAAGGCCTACGACTCGTAGACGTCAGCGACCCGGACAGCATTGTGAGCGTCGGCACGGTTCCGACGCTCACGCAGGCGCGGGACGTGGATGCCAGCGTTGGTCTTTTCGAGGATGTACTTATTCCTCTCGCTTACGTGGCTGACGACTTCTACGGTCTCCGCGAGTTCGAGAACGGTCAGGTAGAGTCTGGCAGCTTCGAGAGTTCGGATCGCGGTATCGGGGTGGCCGTCCAGCCCTTCGACTCTGCGGACGCCAGCATCATAGCCCTCGCAGCAGGCGAGACCGGCGTCTATCTCTTCGAAACCCCCTTCTTCACGGCCAACGAATCGGGAGTAGGCAAAGGCACCCTCTCGCTCGCGGCTCCGTTTCCAAATCCGGTGCGAGGCATGGCGACGCTCCGGTACACGCTCCCTGAGGCCGCCGACGTGACGCTCGCCGTCTACGACGTGCTCGGCCGGCGTGTGGCGACGCTCCGGGACGGAGTCCAGCCGGCAGGCGTGCACGGGGCGACGTTCGACGCAGGCACCTTGCCGAGCGGGGTTTACCTCGTCCGCCTCGCAGCCGGCACCGACCGGGCCGCCAAGCGCCTGACGGTCGTACGGTGA
- a CDS encoding transcriptional regulator codes for MAKTTRAKRKAAVTPAPDLDKLIHERMRLGIVSALAAGGAMSFGDLKAVLGTTDGNLSVHARKLEDAGYLACRKFFDDRTPRTEYELTTAGRRALETYLDQMEAIISAARR; via the coding sequence ATGGCAAAGACGACGCGTGCAAAACGGAAGGCAGCCGTGACCCCGGCCCCGGACCTCGACAAGCTGATCCACGAGCGGATGCGGCTCGGGATCGTCAGCGCGCTCGCCGCGGGCGGGGCGATGAGCTTCGGCGACCTCAAGGCCGTGCTCGGCACGACCGACGGCAACCTGAGCGTCCACGCCCGCAAGCTCGAGGACGCGGGCTACCTCGCCTGCCGCAAGTTCTTCGACGACCGCACGCCCAGGACCGAGTACGAGCTGACGACTGCGGGCCGCCGGGCGCTGGAGACCTACCTCGACCAGATGGAGGCGATCATCTCGGCCGCGCGGCGGTGA
- a CDS encoding type I restriction enzyme HsdR N-terminal domain-containing protein: MNTALPEPRIESGRIHCPLLAPDSSLDAWLYDKPEERVRQSSIEHLRQYYGYAYAQMAQEQRTQHGTKSPRVDIAVWATVEDAQRSPRPAPVLVVECKAETVNIHPRDYYQGESYARAVGEPCEFLVMHNARQTVFLRLVRGLPGELVQVNEIPKASDWGDAKRLREARESLRAFSRKEFQHLLHKCHNILRDNHKMAPGRAFDAISKILFVKLSK, from the coding sequence ATGAATACGGCGCTTCCCGAGCCCCGCATCGAAAGCGGGCGTATCCATTGCCCGCTTCTCGCCCCCGATTCCTCTCTCGACGCCTGGCTCTACGACAAGCCCGAAGAGCGCGTGCGCCAGAGCTCTATCGAGCACCTGCGTCAGTACTACGGCTATGCCTACGCGCAGATGGCGCAGGAGCAGCGAACGCAGCACGGCACGAAGAGTCCACGCGTAGACATCGCCGTGTGGGCGACAGTCGAGGACGCCCAACGCTCGCCTCGGCCCGCGCCGGTTCTCGTGGTCGAGTGCAAGGCGGAGACGGTCAACATCCACCCGCGCGACTACTACCAAGGCGAGAGCTACGCCCGCGCCGTCGGCGAGCCGTGCGAGTTTCTGGTGATGCACAACGCACGGCAGACCGTGTTCCTCCGGCTCGTGCGTGGGCTGCCGGGCGAGCTCGTCCAGGTCAACGAGATCCCGAAGGCGTCGGACTGGGGTGATGCAAAGCGGCTGCGCGAGGCTCGCGAGAGCCTGCGGGCGTTCAGCCGGAAGGAGTTCCAGCACCTGCTTCACAAGTGCCACAACATCCTGCGCGACAACCACAAGATGGCACCGGGGCGGGCCTTCGACGCGATCTCGAAGATCCTCTTCGTCAAACTGTCGAAATAG
- a CDS encoding inner membrane CreD family protein gives MIKRIIAIAFIFGCTTVAWFILGGAVTVRTNEQDVATRSAVGALWGGPQVQQAPLVQRLVPYEETVADLVDGKPATRTVERVRAEVHPLASSDLRAHLALEHRKKGLLWHPTYEVDFAGRYSIRNEAEEPRTFRVQYPFPTGAPVLDGFRFTFGGKDEGEAVIENGRAVREVELEPGETASFRVGYRSQGTETWRYDFGERTEQVRDFRLAMATDFGKIDFPAGTLAATRKTRTDDGWALDWSYAHLVADAGIGMAMPERLNPGPGVSRVTFFAPVSLFLFFFLLFLMSLMRGVRLHPMHYFFLGASFFAFHLLLSYLVDHLSVHLAVAVCSAVSVGLVVSYMRLVTGARFALVEVGLAQLVYLVGFAYTFFLEGYTGLTITALCIVTLFGVMQLTGRVDWEHLLARPENPARVA, from the coding sequence ATGATCAAACGCATCATCGCCATCGCCTTCATCTTCGGCTGCACGACCGTTGCCTGGTTCATCCTCGGCGGGGCCGTCACGGTCCGCACGAACGAGCAGGACGTGGCCACCCGCAGCGCCGTCGGCGCGCTCTGGGGCGGGCCACAGGTCCAGCAAGCCCCCCTCGTCCAGCGGCTCGTGCCGTACGAGGAGACTGTCGCCGACCTCGTGGACGGGAAGCCGGCGACGCGCACCGTCGAGCGCGTCCGCGCCGAGGTCCACCCGCTCGCGAGCAGCGATCTCCGCGCCCACCTCGCGCTGGAGCACCGGAAGAAGGGCCTGCTCTGGCACCCGACCTACGAGGTCGACTTCGCCGGGCGCTACAGCATCCGCAACGAGGCCGAGGAGCCGAGGACCTTCCGCGTCCAGTATCCCTTCCCGACGGGCGCGCCGGTGCTCGACGGCTTCCGGTTCACGTTCGGCGGGAAGGACGAGGGCGAGGCGGTGATCGAGAACGGGCGCGCCGTGCGCGAGGTCGAGTTGGAGCCGGGCGAGACGGCGAGCTTCCGGGTCGGCTACCGGTCGCAGGGCACCGAGACCTGGCGCTACGACTTCGGCGAGCGCACCGAGCAGGTCCGCGACTTCCGCCTCGCGATGGCGACGGACTTCGGGAAGATTGACTTCCCGGCAGGCACCCTCGCGGCGACCAGGAAGACGCGGACCGACGACGGCTGGGCGCTCGACTGGAGCTACGCCCACCTCGTGGCCGACGCCGGGATTGGGATGGCGATGCCGGAGCGGCTCAACCCCGGCCCGGGGGTGAGCCGGGTGACGTTCTTCGCGCCGGTCTCGCTGTTCCTGTTCTTCTTCCTGCTCTTCCTGATGAGCCTGATGCGCGGCGTGCGCCTGCACCCGATGCACTACTTCTTCCTCGGGGCGTCGTTCTTCGCGTTCCACCTGCTGCTCTCCTACCTCGTGGACCACCTGTCGGTCCACCTCGCGGTGGCCGTCTGCTCGGCGGTCTCGGTGGGCCTCGTGGTGTCGTACATGCGGCTCGTGACCGGGGCGCGGTTCGCGCTGGTCGAGGTCGGGCTGGCGCAGCTCGTCTACCTCGTCGGGTTCGCCTACACCTTCTTCCTCGAAGGCTACACCGGGCTGACGATCACGGCGCTCTGCATCGTGACGCTCTTCGGGGTGATGCAGCTCACGGGGCGCGTGGACTGGGAGCACCTGCTGGCGCGGCCGGAGAACCCGGCTCGGGTAGCCTGA
- a CDS encoding T9SS-dependent M36 family metallopeptidase gives MYRLPLVLALLVAAPLAAAQDAPRSAALATALDHLNGQRAALGLSAADLADVAVTDEYTSRTSGVTHLYLRQTVGGIEVFNARASAHVAPDGAVHALTSSFVPSAARAANAPEPSLTPEEAVEAAAGHLGLSLGAAAAVVEPMDARKRLTLSEAGVSLEPIPVQLVYFATEKGALRLAWDLAIYQLDGEHWWNLIVDAETGAVLAQYDWIVHDEWHEPPALTDLRPFSPEPSLGARSTGGGATYNVWAYPLEAPSFGGRTLEVNPADPAASPLGWHDDGSAQYTITRGNNVHAYEDRNADNAPGYAPDGGAALSFNFPVDLSAQSPVEYQDAAITNLFYWNNLIHDVMYRYGFDEAAGNFQEDNFGNGGLGDDYVRAEAQDGSGRNNANFGTPPDGSRPRMQMFEWNGSPSFEIKAPAGIAGGYDTEPATFGPSFPASLPTTAESAADAIPQIVPVVSLDGGGQDGDDGADRACEAIINTVEVAGNIALIERGGCEFGLKALAAEDAGAVGVIVHNNARTGSGENGSPEDLIEMGPGSFGDQVTIPAAFVRQSTGLTIVANAPVRGALLARPDRDSDLDNGVIVHEYGHGISNRLTGGPGTSSCLGNREQMGEGWSDYYGLMFSMRPGDTPGQVRSIGTYVTFQPTDGGGIRPFPYSTDMSVNPTTYGDIGSGFSIPHGVGSIWANMLWEMTWDLIAEEGFAADLISGNGGNTIALQLVTEGLKLQSCSPGFVDGRDAILAADALLYGGAYSDIIWRAFARRGLGFSASQGSSNSVNDGNEAFDLPPDLRTTSAGIGAVRGSHALSGAYPNPFSGHTQFTVEVAAAQETSVVVYDAMGRTVARLHDGLLSPGVPHAFELDGADLASGVYVVRATGEHFTATRRITLLR, from the coding sequence ATGTACCGACTCCCACTCGTGCTCGCCCTCCTCGTCGCGGCTCCGCTCGCGGCGGCGCAGGACGCGCCCCGCAGCGCGGCCCTCGCCACCGCCCTCGACCACCTCAACGGCCAGCGCGCCGCCCTCGGCCTCAGCGCAGCCGACCTCGCCGACGTGGCCGTCACCGACGAGTATACCAGCCGCACCAGCGGCGTGACCCACCTCTACCTCCGCCAGACCGTCGGCGGCATCGAGGTCTTCAACGCCCGCGCCAGCGCTCACGTCGCGCCCGACGGCGCGGTGCACGCGCTCACGAGTAGCTTCGTCCCGAGCGCGGCGCGTGCGGCTAACGCGCCCGAGCCGTCGCTGACACCGGAAGAGGCCGTCGAGGCGGCAGCAGGCCACCTCGGGCTGTCGCTGGGCGCGGCGGCGGCAGTGGTGGAGCCGATGGACGCGCGCAAGCGGCTCACGCTGAGCGAGGCCGGCGTCTCGCTGGAGCCGATTCCCGTCCAGCTCGTCTACTTTGCGACCGAGAAGGGCGCGCTGCGCCTGGCGTGGGACCTGGCGATCTACCAGCTCGACGGTGAGCACTGGTGGAACCTGATCGTCGACGCCGAGACGGGCGCGGTGCTAGCCCAGTACGACTGGATCGTCCACGACGAGTGGCACGAGCCGCCTGCGCTCACCGACCTCCGCCCTTTCTCGCCCGAGCCCAGCCTCGGGGCACGCAGCACCGGCGGGGGGGCAACCTATAACGTGTGGGCGTACCCGCTGGAGGCCCCCTCGTTCGGGGGCCGCACGCTGGAGGTGAACCCGGCTGACCCGGCGGCCTCGCCCCTCGGCTGGCACGACGACGGCTCAGCGCAGTACACGATCACGCGCGGCAACAACGTCCATGCGTACGAGGACCGCAACGCCGACAATGCGCCCGGCTACGCCCCTGACGGCGGCGCGGCCCTCTCGTTCAACTTCCCCGTCGATCTCAGCGCGCAGTCGCCCGTCGAGTACCAGGATGCGGCGATCACGAACCTGTTCTACTGGAACAACCTCATCCACGACGTGATGTACCGCTATGGCTTCGACGAGGCGGCGGGCAACTTCCAGGAGGACAACTTCGGCAACGGCGGCCTCGGCGATGATTACGTGCGGGCGGAGGCGCAGGACGGAAGCGGGAGGAACAACGCCAACTTCGGCACCCCGCCCGACGGCAGCCGGCCGCGGATGCAGATGTTCGAGTGGAACGGCTCGCCGAGCTTCGAGATCAAGGCTCCGGCAGGGATCGCCGGGGGGTACGACACCGAACCCGCCACCTTCGGACCGAGCTTCCCGGCGAGCCTTCCGACGACCGCAGAGTCCGCCGCCGACGCCATCCCCCAGATCGTCCCCGTCGTCAGCCTCGACGGCGGCGGCCAGGACGGCGACGATGGGGCCGACCGCGCCTGCGAGGCCATCATCAACACGGTCGAGGTCGCAGGCAACATCGCGCTTATCGAGCGTGGTGGCTGCGAGTTCGGCCTCAAAGCCCTCGCCGCTGAGGACGCAGGGGCCGTCGGCGTGATCGTCCACAACAACGCCCGCACCGGCTCCGGTGAGAACGGCAGCCCCGAGGACCTCATCGAGATGGGGCCCGGTTCATTCGGAGACCAGGTCACGATTCCGGCAGCGTTCGTCCGCCAGAGCACGGGGCTGACGATCGTCGCGAACGCGCCCGTCCGGGGTGCCCTCCTCGCGCGCCCCGACCGCGACTCGGACCTGGACAACGGCGTGATCGTCCACGAGTACGGCCACGGCATCTCCAACCGCCTCACCGGCGGTCCCGGCACGTCCAGCTGCCTCGGCAACCGGGAGCAGATGGGTGAGGGCTGGAGCGACTACTACGGCCTCATGTTCTCCATGCGCCCCGGTGACACCCCCGGGCAGGTCCGCAGCATCGGCACCTACGTCACCTTCCAACCGACCGACGGCGGCGGCATCCGGCCGTTCCCGTACTCGACCGACATGAGTGTCAACCCGACCACCTACGGCGACATCGGCAGCGGCTTTTCGATCCCGCACGGGGTGGGGAGCATCTGGGCCAACATGCTGTGGGAGATGACCTGGGACCTCATCGCCGAGGAAGGCTTCGCGGCCGATCTCATCTCGGGCAACGGCGGCAACACGATCGCCCTTCAGCTCGTCACCGAGGGGCTGAAGCTGCAGTCGTGCTCGCCGGGCTTCGTCGATGGGCGCGACGCGATCCTGGCGGCCGACGCACTGCTCTACGGGGGTGCCTACTCGGACATCATCTGGCGCGCCTTCGCCCGGCGCGGCCTCGGCTTCAGCGCCAGCCAGGGCTCGTCGAACTCGGTCAACGACGGCAACGAGGCGTTCGACCTACCGCCGGACCTTCGGACGACCTCGGCCGGCATCGGAGCCGTCCGGGGATCCCACGCGCTGTCGGGGGCCTACCCGAACCCGTTCAGCGGGCATACTCAGTTCACCGTCGAGGTAGCGGCTGCCCAGGAGACCAGCGTCGTCGTTTACGACGCGATGGGGCGCACGGTGGCCCGGCTCCACGACGGCTTGCTGAGTCCAGGTGTCCCCCACGCGTTTGAGCTGGACGGGGCAGACTTGGCCTCGGGCGTGTACGTGGTCCGTGCCACGGGTGAGCACTTCACCGCTACCCGTCGCATCACGCTCCTGCGGTAG
- a CDS encoding CPXCG motif-containing cysteine-rich protein, translating to MIEVEHFFSCPYCGETISMVLDLSVPEQTYVEDCEVCCNPIRLAYATDGETVTAFEARSIEQ from the coding sequence ATGATCGAGGTCGAGCATTTCTTCTCCTGCCCCTACTGCGGCGAAACCATCTCGATGGTCCTCGACCTCTCGGTCCCCGAGCAGACCTACGTGGAAGACTGCGAGGTGTGCTGCAACCCGATCCGCCTCGCCTACGCCACCGACGGCGAAACCGTCACCGCCTTCGAGGCGCGCAGCATCGAGCAGTGA